A single genomic interval of Oryza sativa Japonica Group chromosome 7, ASM3414082v1 harbors:
- the LOC4343836 gene encoding U3 small nucleolar RNA-associated protein 18 homolog, producing the protein MSLISQNPIQKRRLETIEADDDSDEGLGSPVAAGAEDGNETKSEKRKKEKKRKKAKALEALEEKENKEREEMKLLESSLFGALYAPPQFGTEVEAVDPDKGVPSFFMDRSGGDGEDDLPVYDEGLSSEDEGVDMVGRERKPAWVDEEEVTEVDISKVARLRKLRKEGDERVISGKEYEARLRGQHAKLNRFAGWADLDRKAPLPGSSDNESDEEGRVDDILRNNDELVVKDNAKLLPDMLGFSRLVDANSQEPSSGPINSVQFHRNGQLMLVAGLDKHLRFFQIDGKRNPKIQSIFIEDCPVHKAAFLPDGSEVILSGRRKFFYSFDLVNAAVSKIGPLTGREEKSLEHFEISPDSKTIAFIGNEGYILLISSKTKQLIGTLKMNGNVRSLAFADGGNQLLSSGGDGHVYHWDLRTRKCIHKGTDEGSLAGISLCTSPDSSLFATGSTSGIVNVYKRDDFLGGKRKPLKTIENLTTEIGEMKFNHDAQVLAISSRKERNGMRLVHVPSLTVFQNWPGPRFSLHYPRCLDFSPGSGFLSVGHAGGKVLLYKLHHYQNA; encoded by the coding sequence ATGAGTTTGATATCGCAGAATCCCATTCAGAAGCGCCGACTGGAGACAATTGAAGCTGATGATGATAGTGACGAGGGATTAGGCTCTCCTGTTGCTGCCGGAGCTGAGGATGGGAATGAAACCAAGTCGGAGAAGCGCAAAAAGGAGAAGAAGCGGAAGAAGGCCAAGGCGCTGGAGGCGCTTGAGGAGAAGGAGAacaaggagagggaggagatgaAGCTGCTAGAGAGCTCCCTGTTTGGTGCCCTCTATGCGCCGCCTCAGTTTGGCACTGAGGTTGAGGCTGTGGATCCTGACAAGGGTGTGCCTTCATTCTTCATGGATAGGTCtggtggtgatggtgaggaTGATTTGCCCGTCTATGACGAGGGCTTGTCCAGTGAAGACGAGGGGGTTGACATGGTTGGCAGGGAGAGGAAGCCTGCATGggtggatgaggaggaggtgaCTGAGGTGGACATTTCGAAGGTGGCAAGGTTGAGGAAGTTGAGAAAGGAGGGTGATGAGCGTGTGATCTCAGGGAAAGAGTATGAGGCTAGGTTGCGTGGTCAACATGCCAAGTTGAACCGCTTCGCTGGTTGGGCTGACTTGGACCGTAAAGCTCCTCTTCCTGGGTCGTCTGACAATGAATCTGATGAAGAGGGCAGAGTTGATGATATTCTTCGGAATAATGATGAGCTTGTTGTCAAGGATAATGCTAAGCTCTTACCTGACATGCTAGGGTTCTCAAGACTTGTAGATGCAAATTCCCAGGAACCATCTAGCGGCCCTATCAATTCAGTGCAGTTTCACAGGAATGGGCAACTTATGCTTGTTGCTGGTTTGGACAAGCATCTGAGATTTTTCCAGATTGATGGGAAGAGAAACCCCAAGATCCAGAGCATATTTATTGAGGACTGCCCTGTTCACAAGGCCGCATTTCTGCCTGATGGTTCTGAGGTTATCCTTTCAGGCAGGAGGAAGTTCTTCTACTCATTTGATCTGGTGAATGCTGCTGTTAGTAAGATTGGACCCTTAACAGGACGTGAGGAGAAAAGCCTAGAACACTTTGAGATATCACCCGATTCAAAGACCATTGCATTCATTGGTAATGAGGGGTACATTCTTTTGATTTCTTCCAAAACAAAGCAGCTCATTGGAACCCTCAAGATGAATGGGAATGTGCGTTCATTGGCTTTTGCTGATGGTGGGAATCAGCTACTAAGCAGTGGTGGTGATGGCCATGTGTACCACTGGGATCTCAGGACAAGGAAGTGTATCCACAAGGGTACCGATGAGGGTTCCTTGGCAGGCATTTCGCTTTGCACTTCACCCGACAGCTCTTTGTTTGCCACAGGCTCCACCAGCGGCATTGTGAATGTGTACAAGAGGGATGATTTTCTGGGCGGGAAGAGGAAGCCACTGAAGACGATCGAGAACCTCACAACCGAGATCGGTGAAATGAAGTTCAACCATGATGCCCAGGTTCTGGCGATAAGCTCGAGAAAGGAGAGGAACGGGATGAGGCTTGTGCACGTCCCATCCCTCACCGTGTTCCAGAACTGGCCAGGGCCTCGGTTCAGCCTCCACTACCCACGGTGCTTGGACTTCAGCCCGGGCAGCGGGTTTTTGTCCGTCGGACATGCTGGTGGAAAGGTTTTGCTGTATAAGCTGCACCACTACCAAAATGCCTAA
- the LOC4343835 gene encoding nuclear transport factor 2 — MAMQVGESVAPLSPQMIGNAFVQQYYNVLHSSPGQVCKFYHDSSTLGRPDSNGTMTSVTTLTAINDEFLSTDFSSCLIKLENVDAQLSLNGGVHILVTGSIGHNGTMRHRFSQSFFLAPQESGGYFVLNDMLRYDSLQETLLTETNDSPQERLLTEINDSLPNHVDDNTHSVTFTSEPETSGNVNETADLELPSAENVNDNVENLPANDSSPEENVLVEACTEVVSSCAENIPAAAPAPAPRASTQKDVTKQSYASVVKVTKEGTPTPPVAKPKPKPKPKPTAKVTDNVEKAVSSPVKPTNAADTTSPNDKNVLVEQGYSVYVKHLPYECTTKDVEEKFRKFGAIRPGGIQVRHRQPDGFCFGFVEFESRQSMLAAIEASPVSIGSKASIVEEKRTTTRVVNGVTHIENNGNARGGRFQQDNRGGGYRGDNFRGREAGFVNNGNYRDGDNMRNGFRNQNEYSGRGRGPQGNGYHQNGNGGGYHQNGNGYHQNGDGYHQNGNRYNQNGNRYHQNGDEYYQNGNGNGHRQNGSGYYHQNGNGYRQDRIFHNGNGNGRPARFNGPRQTPVQA, encoded by the exons ATGGCTATGCAAGTTGGGGAATCAGTTGCTCCTTTAAGTCCACAAATG ATTGGAAATGCGTTTGTTCAACAATACTACAATGTTCTCCATAGTTCACCGGGTCAAGTTTGTAAGTTCTATCATGATTCAAGCACCCTTGGTCGACCAGATTCTAATGGAACCATGACATCTGTAACCACATTGACT GCTATCAACGATGAATTTCTCTCTACGGACTTCAGTAGCTGTTTGATTAAGTTAGAGAATGTGGATGCACAGTTATCCCTCAATGGTGGTGTGCACATTTTGGTAACTGGATCTATTGGACACAATGGCACTATGAGGCATAGATTTAGCCAGTCATTCTTCCTTGCTCCACAAGAAAGCGGAGGCTATTTTGTTCTGAATGATATGCTAAGATATGATTCTCTGCAAGAAACACTGTTGACTGAGACAAATGATTCTCCACAAGAAAGACTGTTGACTGAGATAAATGATTCTCTGCCTAACCATGTTGATGATAACACTCACAGTGTCACATTTACATCTGAGCCAG AGACTTCAGGCAATGTCAATGAGACTGCAGACTTGGAGCTTCCATCTGCAGAGAATGTCAATGACAATGTTGAGAATCTGCCTGCCAATGACAGTTCTCCCGAAGAAAATGTTCTTGTTGAGGCATGCACGGAAGTGGTTAGTTCGTGTGCAGAGAACATTCCTGCAGCTGCACCTGCACCTGCTCCTCGTGCCTCGACTCAGAAGGATGTTACTAAACAGTCATATGCATCAGTT GTTAAGGTTACAAAGGAGGGCACACCAACTCCACCTGTTGCAAAGCCCAAGCCCAAACCCAAACCAAAGCCAACTGCAAAAGTGACTGACAATGTGGAGAAAGCTGTGTCCTCACCTGTGAAACCTACTAATGCAGCTGATACCACATCTCCAAATGACAAAAATGTTCTTGTTG AGCAAGGGTATTCTGTTTATGTAAAGCACTTACCTTATGAATGTACCACGAAAGATGTTGAGGAAAAGTTCAGGAAATTTGGTGCTATCAGGCCTGGTGGTATTCAAGTTCGACACCGTCAG CCCGATGGATTCTGCTTTGGCTTTGTTGAATTTGAGTCTCGGCAATCCATGCTAGCAGCAATTGAG GCCTCTCCAGTTTCTATTGGCTCAAAAGCATCCATTGTTGAGGAGAAACGAACTACAACTCGAG TTGTTAATGGTGTCACCCATATTGAAAACAATGGCAATGCTCGGGGTGGTCGGTTCCAGCAAGACAACAGAGGTGGTGGATACCGTGGGGACAACTTCAGGGGACGAGAAGCAGGTTTCGTGAACAATGGTAACTACCGTGATGGTGATAACATGAGGAACGGATTCAGAAATCAGAACGAGTACTCAGGGCGTGGTCGTGGGCCTCAGGGGAATGGTTACCATCAGAATGGTAACGGTGGTGGTTACCATCAGAATGGAAATGGATACCATCAGAACGGTGATGGATACCATCAGAATGGGAACAGATACAATCAGAACGGGAACAGATACCATCAGAACGGAGATGAGTACTATCAGAACGGCAATGGCAATGGACATCGGCAGAATGGGTCTGGATACTATCATCAGAATGGGAATGGCTATCGTCAGGACCGCATCTTCCACAATGGGAATGGAAATGGGCGGCCTGCTCGCTTCAATGGACCCAGGCAAACACCGGTTCAAGCGTAG
- the LOC4343834 gene encoding ninja-family protein Os07g0602900 codes for MAASRDFLGGFGGEVGGAAVAGEKGGGESDEIELSLGLSLGGCFGADLAREFKKPRLVRSSSIASICSLPGGGGGGAGGDDVATAAPAPAPLMRTSSLPTETEEERWRRREMQSLKRLEAKRKRLERRNSMNSGRSAGAGGGGRDDGQDAMYPTGFQLRRSVVSQGSTSSCMPEQGVGVGAEAMDTSSSDNASCQNKPLPPTASSGGGGGGRPPANGSMKEQPPLRTLRSLTMRTTSTGDLRKSMMEDMPMVSSRVDGPNGRKIDGFLYKYRKREEVRIVCVCHGNFLTPAEFVKHAGGGDVTNPLRHIVVNPSRSVFL; via the exons ATGGCGGCGTCGAGGGATTTCTTGGGCGGGTTCGGCGGggaggtgggcggcgcggcggtggcgggggagaagggcggcggcgagtcCGACGAGATCGAGCTCAGCTTGGGGCTGTCGCTGGGCGGTTGCTTCGGCGCCGACCTGGCGAGGGAGTTCAAGAAGCCGAGGCTGGTGAGGTCGTCGTCCATCGCGTCAATCTGCTCgctgcccggcggcggcggcggcggcgcgggcggcgacgacgtggccaccgcggcgccggctccggcgccgcTGATGCGGACCAGCTCGCTCCCCACGGAGACCGAGGAggagcggtggcgccgccgcgagaTGCAGAGCCTGAAGCGGCTCGAGGCCAAGCGCAAGCGCCTCGAGCGCCGCAACTCCATGAACTCCGGCAggtccgccggcgccggcggcggcggccgggacgaCGGCCAGGACGCGATGTACCCCACCGGGTTCCAGCTCCGGCGATCCGTCGTGTCGCAGGGGAGCACCTCGTCGTGCATGCCAGAGCAAG GTGTTGGTGTTGGTGCTGAAGCCATGGACACATCATCTTCAGACAATGCTAGTTGTCAAAACAAACCCCTTCCCCCGACGGCgtcgtcgggcggcggcggaggagggaggccgccGGCGAACGGCAGCATGAAGGAGCAGCCGCCGCTGCGGACGCTCCGGTCGCTGACGATGCGGACGACGAGCACCGGCGACCTGAGGAAGAGCATGATGGAGGACATGCCGATGGTGTCGTCCAGGGTGGATGGCCCCAATGGCCGGAAGATCGACGGGTTCCTGTACAAGTACAGGAAACGCGAGGAGGTGAGGATCGTGTGCGTCTGCCACGGCAACTTCCTGACGCCGGCGGAGTTCGTGaagcacgccggcggcggcgacgtcaccAACCCGCTCAGGCACATCGTCGTCAACCCCTCGCGGTCGGTGTTCTTGTGA
- the LOC4343833 gene encoding glycerophosphodiester phosphodiesterase GDPD6, whose amino-acid sequence MRAIDEGADFIEADVTATKDGHLVCFHDTTLDATTDVADHPEFASRRRTLEVQWTNVTGFFITDFTLAELKTLRSKQRYAFRDRSYNGGESSRIITFDEFIDTAAGAASRVVGIYPEIKNPVFVNRQVRWRDGKKFEDKFVAALKRRGYGGRYMSPAWAARPVFIQSFAPTSLVYAAGLTDSPMVLLVDDTTVRTEDTSQSYDEVTSDEHLDYMREYVVGVGPWKDTVVPPTTDNKLAAPTDLVARAHARGLQVHPYTYRNENQFLHFNFRQDPYAEYDYWINDVGDLFTDFPASLRRYQEWTTAGRKG is encoded by the exons atGCGCGCCATCGACGAGGGCGCCGACTTCATCGAGGCCGACGTGACGGCGACCAAGGACGGCCACCTCGTCTGCTTCCACGACACCACCCTCGACGCCACCACCGACGTCGCCGACCACCCCGAGTTCGCCTCCCGCCGTCGCACCCTCGAGGTCCAGTGGACCAACGTCACCGGCTTCTTCATCA CCGATTTCACCCTGGCCGAGCTCAAgacgctgagatccaagcagaGGTACGCGTTCCGGGACAGGTCCTACAACGGCGGCGAGTCGTCGCGGATCATCACGTTCGACGAGTTCATCGACACCGCGGCTGGCGCGGCGTCGAGGGTGGTGGGCATCTACCCGGAGATCAAGAACCCGGTGTTCGTCAACCGGCAGGTGCGGTGGCGCGACGGCAAGAAGTTCGAGGACAAGTTCGTGGCGGCGCTCAAGCGTCGCGGCTACGGCGGCCGGTACATGTCGCcggcgtgggcggcgcggccggtgtTCATCCAGTCGTTCGCCCCGACGTCGCTCGTCTACGCCGCCGGCCTCACCGACTCCCCCATGGTGCTCCTCGTCGACGACACCACGGTGCGCACCGAGGACACGAGCCAGTCCTACGACGAGGTGACCTCGGACGAACACCTCGACTACATGAGGGAGtacgtcgtcggcgtcgggccGTGGAAGGATACGGTGGTGCCGCCGACGACGGACAACAAGCTGGCGGCGCCGACGGACCTCGTCGCAAGGGCGCACGCCAGGGGCTTGCAG GTGCACCCCTACACGTACCGGAACGAGAACCAGTTCCTGCACTTCAACTTCCGGCAGGATCCGTACGCCGAGTACGACTACTGGATCAACGACGTCGGTGACCTCTTCACCGACTTTCCGGCGAGCCTCCGCCGCTACCAGGAGTGGACCACCGCCGGGAGGAAGGGCTGA
- the LOC4343832 gene encoding LRR receptor-like serine/threonine-protein kinase RPK2 has protein sequence MRRRPPPPPPPLLPMATLNTQTLITLFLLLLLAAAAAAADAGGGGEREALLRFKAGVASDPGGLLRGWTTAASPDHCAWPGVSCGGNGEVVALNVSSSPGRRLAGALSPAVAALRGLRVLALPSHALSGQLPAAIWSLRRLLVLDLSGNRLQGEIPPALACAGLQTLDLSYNQLNGSVPASLGALPGLRRLSLASNRLGGAIPDELGGAGCRSLQYLDLSGNLLVGGIPRSLGNCSKLEALLLSSNLLDDVIPPEIGRLRNLRALDVSRNSLSGSVPAELGGCVELSVLVLSNPYTPIGGSNSSDYGDVDDFNYFQGGIPDAVVALPKLRVLWAPRATLEGELPRNWSACQSLEMINLGENLFSGGIPNGLVECSHLKFLNLSSNKLTGAIDPSLTVPCMDVFDVSGNRFSGAMPVFEQKGCPSSQLPFDDLVSEYSSFFSYQALAGFRSSSFVLGTDLTSYHSFAQNNFTGPVKSLPLAADKLGMQGSYAFLADGNNIAGQLQPDLFSKCNSSRGFIVDVSNNLITGGIPVEIGSLCSSLVVLGVAGNQLSGLIPTSIGQLNYLISLDLSRNHLGGEIPTSVKNLPNLERLSLGHNFLNGTIPTEINQLYSLKVLDLSSNLLTGEIPGALADLRNLTALLLDNNKLTGKIPSAFAKSMSLTMFNLSFNNLSGPVPANSNTVRCDSVIGNPLLQSCHMYTLAVPSAAQQGRGLNSNDYNDTSSADSQNQGGSNSFNAIEIASITSATAIVSVLLALIVLFIYTRKCAPRMSSRSSRRREVITFQDIGVPITYETVVRATGSFNASNCIGSGGFGATYKAEISPGVLVAIKRLSVGRFQGVQQFHAEIKTLGRLRHPNLVTLVGYHLGESEMFLIYNYLPGGNLERFIQERSKRPVDWKMLHKIALDIAKALAYLHDTCVPRILHRDVKPSNILLDTEYNAYLSDFGLARLLGNSETHATTGVAGTFGYVAPEYAMTCRVSDKADVYSYGVVLMELISDKKALDPSFSPYGNGFNIVAWACMLLRQGRAREFFIDGLWDVGPHDDLVETLHLAVMCTVDSLSVRPTMKQVVQRLKQLQPPIREHR, from the coding sequence ATGCGACGgcggcccccgccgccgccgcctcctctcctccccatgGCCACCCTCAACACCCAAACCCTAAtcactctcttcctcctcctgctgctcgctgctgctgccgccgcggccgacgccggtggtggtggtgagaggGAGGCGCTGCTGAGGTTCAAGGCGGGGGTGGCCTCCGACCCGGGGGGGTTGCTCCGGGggtggacgacggcggcgtcgcccgACCACTGCGCCTGGCCCGGGGTGTCgtgcggcggcaacggcgaggtCGTGGCGCTCAACGTCTCGTCCTCCccgggccgccgcctcgcggGGGCGCTGtccccggcggtggcggcgctgcgggGGCTCCGCGTGCTGGCGCTCCCTTCCCACGCGCTCTCCGGCCAGCTCCCCGCCGCGATCTGgtcgctccgccgcctcctcgtgctCGACCTCTCCGGAAACCGCCTCCAGGGGGAGATCCCGCCCGCGCTGGCCTGCGCGGGGCTCCAGACGCTGGACCTCTCCTACAATCAGCTCAACGGCTCCGTGCCCGCCTCGCTCGGCGCGCTCCCGGGGCTGCGCCGCCTGTCTCTGGCCTCCAACCGCCTCGGCGGCGCCATCCccgacgagctcggcggcgctGGGTGCCGCAGCCTGCAGTACCTTGACCTCTCCGGCAACCTGCTCGTCGGTGGCATCCCGCGGAGCTTGGGGAACTGCAGTAAGCTGGAGGCGCTTTTGCTGTCCTCCAACCTGTTGGATGACGTCATCCCGCCGGAGATTGGCCGGCTAAGGAATTTGCGGGCGTTGGATGTGTCGAGGAACAGTTTGAGCGGGTCTGTGCCAGCTGAGCTTGGTGGTTGCGTTGAGCTGTCAGTACTCGTGCTGTCCAATCCGTATACGCCGATTGGTGGGTCGAATTCGTCGGATTACGGGGATGTCGATGATTTTAACTACTTCCAAGGAGGAATACCAGATGCTGTTGTCGCGTTGCCAAAGCTGAGGGTGCTGTGGGCGCCGAGGGCTACACTGGAGGGGGAGTTGCCACGTAATTGGAGCGCTTGCCAGAGCTTggagatgatcaatttgggGGAGAATTTGTTCTCCGGCGGTATTCCTAATGGGCTGGTGGAATGCAGCCATCTAAAGTTCTTGAATCTGAGCTCAAACAAGTTGACAGGTGCCATTGATCCATCACTCACAGTGCCTTGCATGGATGTATTTGATGTCAGTGGAAACCGGTTCTCTGGCGCAATGCCAGTGTTCGAGCAAAAGGGATGCCCTTCATCTCAGCTCCCATTTGACGACTTGGTGTCAGAGTattcttcctttttttcataTCAGGCGCTTGCTGGATTTCGTTCGTCCTCATTTGTCTTGGGCACGGATTTGACTAGTTACCACAGTTTTGCCCAGAACAATTTTACTGGACCAGTGAAATCGTTGCCGCTTGCTGCGGATAAACTGGGGATGCAAGGGTCCTATGCTTTTCTGGCTGATGGGAACAATATTGCTGGACAGTTGCAACCTGACCTATTCAGCAAGTGCAACAGCTCAAGGGGTTTCATTGTGGACGTCAGCAACAACTTGATAACTGGCGGGATTCCAGTCGAGATTGGCTCATTGTGCAGCTCTCTAGTCGTTCTTGGTGTTGCTGGTAATCAGCTCTCTGGTTTGATACCAACAAGTATCGGGCAATTGAATTATCTTATCAGCTTGGATTTGAGTAGGAACCATCTTGGTGGTGAAATTCCTACTTCCGTGAAGAACCTGCCAAACTTAGAGCGCCTCTCTTTGGGCCATAACTTTCTCAATGGTACCATTCCAACCGAGATTAATCAGCTGTACTCTCTGAAGGTTCTGGACCTGTCCTCAAACCTCCTCACAGGAGAGATCCCTGGTGCCCTTGCTGATTTGAGAAATCTCACTGCCCTACTCCTTGACAACAATAAACTTACTGGGAAGATACCTTCTGCATTCGCTAAATCAATGTCACTTACCATGTTCAACTTGTCATTTAACAATTTGTCTGGTCCAGTGCCAGCAAATAGCAACACAGTTCGGTGTGATAGCGTTATTGGGAATCCTTTATTACAATCATGTCATATGTATACCCTGGCTGTCCCATCAGCTGCACAGCAGGGCCGTGGTTTGAACTCCAATGACTATAATGATACATCATCTGCGGATTCACAGAATCAAGGAGGAAGCAATTCATTCAATGCAATTGAAATAGCTTCGATAACTTCTGCAACGGCCATTGTTTCTGTCCTTCTTGCTCTGATTGTGCTCTTTATTTACACAAGGAAGTGTGCTCCCCGAATGTCAAGTCGCTCATCTCGAAGAAGAGAAGTTATAACTTTCCAAGACATCGGAGTGCCAATCACTTATGAGACTGTTGTTCGAGCAACTGGGAGTTTCAATGCGAGCAATTGCATTGGAAGTGGGGGCTTTGGAGCCACTTATAAAGCTGAAATTTCACCTGGAGTGTTGGTAGCTATAAAGAGGCTCTCTGTTGGGAGATTCCAAGGTGTTCAACAGTTTCATGCTGAGATTAAAACTCTGGGGAGATTAAGGCATCCAAATCTGGTTACCTTAGTAGGATACCATCTTGGTGAGTCTGAAATGTTTCTCATATATAACTACTTGCCTGGAGGAAATCTTGAGAGGTTTATTCAGGAGAGATCAAAGAGACCTGTTGACTGGAAGATGCTCCACAAGATTGCTTTGGACATTGCAAAAGCACTTGCTTATCTGCATGATACTTGTGTTCCTCGTATCCTTCACCGTGATGTGAAACCAAGCAACATTTTGTTGGACACCGAGTATAATGCTTATCTCTCAGACTTCGGACTGGCAAGGCTCTTGGGAAATTCAGAAACCCATGCAACCACTGGTGTAGCTGGGACTTTTGGATATGTTGCTCCAGAATATGCTATGACATGCCGTGTTTCAGATAAAGCCGATGTGTATAGCTATGGTGTTGTACTGATGGAGTTAATATCAGACAAGAAAGCCTTGGATCCGTCATTTTCTCCTTATGGTAATGGGTTTAACATAGTTGCTTGGGCTTGCATGCTTCTTCGTCAAGGCCGCGCTCGTGAATTCTTTATTGATGGCCTGTGGGATGTGGGTCCGCATGATGACTTAGTAGAGACATTGCATTTAGCAGTGATGTGCACTGTTGATTCACTCTCTGTACGACCAACTATGAAGCAGGTCGTTCAACGGCTAAAGCAACTTCAGCCACCAATCCGAGAACACCGATGA